Below is a window of Prosthecobacter algae DNA.
ATCATGCGCACCCGGTTATGCATGAAACCTGTGGCCAGCAGCTCGCGCATGCCGGCATCCACGATGGGGAATCCCGTCCGCCCCTGGCTCCAGGCCAGGAAGTGCTCATCGGAACCGGGCCAGGGCATGCCACGAAATTCCGGGGCAAATTCCTCGTCAAACACCGTCGGGTAATGCCAGAGAATGGCCAGGTAAAATTCACGCCAAGCTAGTTCCTTGATGTAGGTTTCAATGGAGGTGCGGGCGTCCGCTGTCGTGGCCTGGGCGGCCGCACTCTGGCAGCGTGAAAAGAGCTCGCGAATCGAGATGAGCCCAAAGCGCAAATCTTGGCCCAGCCGTGAGGTCGTGGTGCCTGCCGGAATGTTCCGCTTCTGCGCATAGCTGTGCAGGGTGCGGTTCTCGATGAAGGTCTTCATCCGCTCGCGGGCTGCACGCTCTCCAGGGGCGGGAAGGTGGGCCGTATTTTCTGGAAGCTGCCAGTGTTCCAGCGTTGGCAGCGGCAGGCTTTTCACCTTCTCGGAGGGGGCGGTCCCCAGGCTGCCGAGTTTTCCCTGCGTCGCGGTTTTGTCCAGTCCCAGCCAGTTGCGGGAATACGGGGTGTAAACTCGATACTGCCCCCCGCTGCCAGTCAGCACTTCATCGGCCTCATGCAGCACCCGGTCTTTGTAGCTGTGGCACTCAATGCCGATGCGCCGACACACCTCCTGCACCTTCTTTTCCATCTCACGCCCATAGGGATCGTAGTCGCGATTAAAATACACGGCCTTGGCCTCCGTCTCCCGGATCAGCTTTTCCAGCTCTTCATCGGCCCGCCCACAGCGCAGGATGAGCCGGCTGCCCAAGGACTCCAAGTTCTTGCTCAGGGACTCCAGACAACCGCACAGAAACTGCTGCCGTCCCGGGCCTGTCCAGCCGTGATGGCTCTTCCACTCGCTCAGCACATAGACAGGCACCACTTGGACCCCGTCTTTCGCGGCGTGATGGAGTGCGGTGTTGTCCATCAGCCGGAGATCGCGGCGGAACCAATGAATGACGGTGGAATGCTGAGGCATGGCGCAGGTTACGCCGGCCCGATGAACCTGGACGAGATCAATTTGGGCAGATGGATGGCTTTCAGCAGAAAAGGTCCTTCAGTCCACATAGCGGAACTCCGCCCCGGCCAGCAGCGATTGGCAATAAAGCGCCAGCAGTGTGGGGGCGTCCACTTCCGGCCTGCCCTCGATGCTGCCTCGCACCGTTTGAAAAAAGCGCTCCGTCAGCTTCTTCTCCTGCGGGTCGGGCGGGCGGTTGTAGCACAGCACAAAAGCACGCCGCTGCTGCTCTTCCAGGGTCGGTTTTTCCTGCATCACCCTGCGCGCCAGCGCGGCAGCACGCTGCTGCACCCATGGCCCGTTCATCAGGTAGAGCGCCTGCATCGGCACGTTGGTCACATCTCGATGTCCGGTCACCAGCGTGGGCTCCGCAAAGTCAAAAAGCTCCAGCACATCCGGCAGATGATCGCGCACCACCGGCAGGTAAATGGACCTCCGCACGCTGCCGTCCAGATCGGCCGGCAGGGCCTGGTTAAAGCCGATCAGGGAGACGGACTGGCCGGCAAATTCCGTGACCAGCGATCCCGGGCGGCGGCTGAGATCCAGCTCTCCGGAAACAGCGAGCATGGAGTCACGGATCACCTCGGCATCCAGCCGCCGTTTGTGCGCCCGCCACAGCAGGCGGTTGTCCGGGTCCTTTTCAAAACAGTCCTCCCGGAAATCCGATGACTGCCGGTAGCTGCGTGACAGGGCGATCTCACGCACCATGGCCTTGAGCGACCAGCCTTGTTGCATCATTTGTTGGGCCAGCGCATCCAGCAGCTCAGGGTGTGAGGGCCTTTCGCCACTGTAGCCAAAGTTGTCCGCCGTCCGCACCAGCCCCACGCCAAAAAGATGCCGCCACACGCGGTTGGCGATGACACGGGAAGTGAGCGGGTGCGCCGGATTCGTCAACCATTGGGCCAGTTCCAGGCGGCCACTGCGGCCGCTCCCTGGGGCCGCTTGCGGCACCTCAAACACCGCCGGAAATCCGCGCTTCACCGCTTTCACGGGCTGGCCGATTTCTCCGCGATTGAGCAACTGCGCATCCCGGATCTTGGCCGCCTCTTCCACCCCCATGCACAAAGGCAGGGCGCTCCCATCCTCATCCACGGTCATCAGTTGCCCGTCTATGCCCCCGCGTGACCATAGGATGCGGATGACGTTGCGCAAAAGCTCGAAGCCCTCGCTGCTGATATCCTTGCCCTCCAGCCGCGCTTTGGCCATGTAGTCGTTCTGCGCTTTTTCCTCGGCATCCAGCTTCGCACGATCCGCCTTCAGTTGCGCCACTCGGGCTGCTGTGACGGACTTGTTCGGTATCAATTGCCCTGGCAGATCCGGCAGGCGGATCAGGCTGCTGCCGTTGTTGTTTTCCGAATCAATCCAGGTGCCGTAATGCGTGCGCGTGCTTTGGAAAATGCCCGCCAGCGCATAGTAGTCCTCCATGCTGAAGGGCTCGCTCTTATGATCATGACAGCGTGCGCAGGCGACTGAACTGGCCGTTACCGCACGGGCCACCGTATCCAGTTGTTCATCCGCCAAATCCGTCGCAAATTGGGCCTTGCTCATCTCATTCAGCCCCTTCGCACCCATGGCCAGGAAACCGGTGGCAATGAGCAACTGCGCCCGTTCCGCGTCATCCTTGGCTGGCAGCAGATCTCCGGCGATCTGTTCGGTGATGAACCGGTCATACGGCTTGTCGGCCTGGATGGCATCCACCACATAGTCGCGGTAACGCCACGCATGGGGAAAGACGAGATTCGACTCCCTCCCGTTGGATTCGGCAAACCGGGCCACATCCAGCCAGTGGCGTGCCCAGCGCTCGGCGAATCGTGGGCTCTTCAGCAGCCCGTCCACGGTGGTGGCCAGCAGGGCCTCGCGTCCTTCTTCTTGCGCCCAGGCTTTGACAAATGCGTTCGTCTCCCCAGGCGTCGGCGGCAGTCCGGTCAGGTCCAGGTGCAGCCGCCGCAGCAGCACGGCCGGGGTCGCATCCGGGGAAGGGGACAGGCCTTCCTTTTCCAGCTTCGCAAGGATGTGGCGGTCCAGCTCCCTTCGTGGCCAGTCCTGGTTTTTCACCTCCGGCGACTGGGGTGTCTGCGGCTTTTGGTAGCTCCAGAATTTCCTCCCCGATTCCACATCCACCGGAGGTCTTTCAGCGACTGGGGCCGACGAGATCCGTGGGTCCGCGGCCCCCTCCCGGATCCAGGTTTCAAAGTCCGCCGCCACCGCCTTGGCCAGTGCCGGGCCTTTGGGCGGCATTGCCAGGTCCGGATCTTCATGCCGCATCGCCTTCAGCAGCAGGCTCTTGCCCGGCTCTCCCGGCACAATGGCCGGACCCGTATCACCGCCGCTCAGCAGCCCCTGTTTCGTATCCACCAGCAGCCCGCCTTTGGCTTTGCCAGATTCAGCCGAGTGGCATTCATAGCAGTGCTTCACCAGCACGGGCCGGATCTTGCTCTCAAAGAAAGCCGTCTCCGCTGCTGTCGCCCCCAGGGCACTGCACAGGAAGACAGCCGCGCCAGGAATGAACAGGTGGGAATTCATGTCGGTATCCTCTCAAAACGCGCCGCCGCCCGCAAGCTTAGCAAATCCACCCGCTGCCCTGGAACACGGTCACTCCTTGGCCAGCCCAAAAAACATCATGTGCTGCCAGGGCAGTTCATCGAATTCCCGCACCAGCTTGAAGCCATTGCTCACTAGCTCCTTGTTGATCTGCGCCTTCGTCATCTTGTGCTCGGGCTTGATCGGCACGCTGTCGTCCTCGGCTCGGAATTCCACCAGCACCACCACGCCGTCCGGCTTCAGCGCCTTGCGAATGCCTGAGAGCATCTGCTCCGGGTGGGAAAACTCGTGATACACATCCACCAGTAGCACCAGATCGCATGAAGCCTCCGGCAGCATGGGATCGTGCATTTCGCCGATGATGCTGACGATGTTCGTGATGCCCTTGGCCTCCGCCCTTTTTTTCAGCATCTCGATCATCTCCGGCTGCACCTCCACGGCATACACCTTGCCGTCCTTCCCCACCGCCTCGGCCATCGGCAGCGTGTGGTAGCCATTGCCGCTGCCCATGTCGCACACGGCCATGCCGGGCTTCAGTTTCAGTTCCTCACGCATCCGCAGCGTCGCCTCCTCCCGGTCCCGCTTGTGCCGGATCAGCCAGCCCGCGCCCTGCCAGTGCATCGTTTGGGCGATTATTCGGCCCTGATACTCCGTCAAAGGAGGTGGAGGCGCGGATGTCTGGGCCTGCAGCCCCAGGGCCAGCAGCAGAAATGAGAGAAAGCGGCAATGCATCCCCAGCTAAACGTCTCTCCCCCACATTCCCTTCGATCTGAAAAAACAAAACAACCCGTTAAAAATCACGCTTTTACAGAAATTATGGAAAAGTAAATTATTTATG
It encodes the following:
- a CDS encoding deoxyribodipyrimidine photo-lyase, which gives rise to MPQHSTVIHWFRRDLRLMDNTALHHAAKDGVQVVPVYVLSEWKSHHGWTGPGRQQFLCGCLESLSKNLESLGSRLILRCGRADEELEKLIRETEAKAVYFNRDYDPYGREMEKKVQEVCRRIGIECHSYKDRVLHEADEVLTGSGGQYRVYTPYSRNWLGLDKTATQGKLGSLGTAPSEKVKSLPLPTLEHWQLPENTAHLPAPGERAARERMKTFIENRTLHSYAQKRNIPAGTTTSRLGQDLRFGLISIRELFSRCQSAAAQATTADARTSIETYIKELAWREFYLAILWHYPTVFDEEFAPEFRGMPWPGSDEHFLAWSQGRTGFPIVDAGMRELLATGFMHNRVRMIVSMFLTKDLHCHWRLGESFFMQHLLDGENASNNGGWQWSAGTGADAAPYFRIQNPWTQTKSYDPEGTYIRTWVPELKGVSPEKFLAPPKDNRAIAPGYPLPMVDHSTERDRTLAIFAKHRGK
- a CDS encoding PSD1 and planctomycete cytochrome C domain-containing protein encodes the protein MNSHLFIPGAAVFLCSALGATAAETAFFESKIRPVLVKHCYECHSAESGKAKGGLLVDTKQGLLSGGDTGPAIVPGEPGKSLLLKAMRHEDPDLAMPPKGPALAKAVAADFETWIREGAADPRISSAPVAERPPVDVESGRKFWSYQKPQTPQSPEVKNQDWPRRELDRHILAKLEKEGLSPSPDATPAVLLRRLHLDLTGLPPTPGETNAFVKAWAQEEGREALLATTVDGLLKSPRFAERWARHWLDVARFAESNGRESNLVFPHAWRYRDYVVDAIQADKPYDRFITEQIAGDLLPAKDDAERAQLLIATGFLAMGAKGLNEMSKAQFATDLADEQLDTVARAVTASSVACARCHDHKSEPFSMEDYYALAGIFQSTRTHYGTWIDSENNNGSSLIRLPDLPGQLIPNKSVTAARVAQLKADRAKLDAEEKAQNDYMAKARLEGKDISSEGFELLRNVIRILWSRGGIDGQLMTVDEDGSALPLCMGVEEAAKIRDAQLLNRGEIGQPVKAVKRGFPAVFEVPQAAPGSGRSGRLELAQWLTNPAHPLTSRVIANRVWRHLFGVGLVRTADNFGYSGERPSHPELLDALAQQMMQQGWSLKAMVREIALSRSYRQSSDFREDCFEKDPDNRLLWRAHKRRLDAEVIRDSMLAVSGELDLSRRPGSLVTEFAGQSVSLIGFNQALPADLDGSVRRSIYLPVVRDHLPDVLELFDFAEPTLVTGHRDVTNVPMQALYLMNGPWVQQRAAALARRVMQEKPTLEEQQRRAFVLCYNRPPDPQEKKLTERFFQTVRGSIEGRPEVDAPTLLALYCQSLLAGAEFRYVD
- a CDS encoding class I SAM-dependent methyltransferase, whose product is MHCRFLSFLLLALGLQAQTSAPPPPLTEYQGRIIAQTMHWQGAGWLIRHKRDREEATLRMREELKLKPGMAVCDMGSGNGYHTLPMAEAVGKDGKVYAVEVQPEMIEMLKKRAEAKGITNIVSIIGEMHDPMLPEASCDLVLLVDVYHEFSHPEQMLSGIRKALKPDGVVVLVEFRAEDDSVPIKPEHKMTKAQINKELVSNGFKLVREFDELPWQHMMFFGLAKE